The Candidatus Hydrogenedentota bacterium genome includes a region encoding these proteins:
- a CDS encoding sugar transferase: MILQALHAHRSNILFRAGLDAAYTFVGYVAAVYVTLPEQAGLVGGMLHHAGFYFIFLLVWSWVAIDRGLWEPGRNEDLGSYLLSMIRAAVGAIAFGVFIAVPIANQELKRDFLAAFSIGGLVSLVTFRMLAHGAAMVVHSRGHDLRSVLIVGANPRSARLAEFLLSNPHHGYRVDGFIEDDASRFHFMQSLSVLHCGDFDDLEDVIDRHGIQEVHIALPVRSYYELVYRMGRICEKRGVPVHFLADLFPLRIARSRLLYIEDVPLLSLSAIPEARGELFLKRVLDLFVSTVMLMGLAPFFVIMAIIIKADSPGPVFFLQERVGLNGRRFKMIKFRSMVQDAEARRKALEALNEADGPVFKIRRDPRITRVGAFIRKYSLDEFPQLINVWLGQMTLVGPRPPIPAEVEKYTWDQRRRLSVKPGMTGLWQVSGRSDVGFEQWVGLDLAYIDHWSLWLDFKILLKTFHAVVAGRGAA; encoded by the coding sequence ATGATTTTACAGGCGCTGCATGCGCATCGTTCGAATATCCTGTTTCGCGCGGGACTGGATGCCGCCTATACGTTCGTAGGGTATGTCGCGGCGGTTTACGTGACCTTGCCGGAACAGGCCGGTCTTGTTGGCGGCATGTTGCACCATGCCGGTTTCTATTTCATTTTCCTGCTGGTCTGGAGTTGGGTGGCCATTGATCGCGGGCTGTGGGAACCCGGGCGCAACGAGGATCTGGGATCCTATTTGCTTTCGATGATCCGCGCGGCGGTGGGGGCGATAGCCTTCGGCGTCTTTATCGCCGTGCCCATCGCCAACCAGGAATTGAAGCGAGATTTTCTGGCCGCGTTCAGTATCGGCGGCCTGGTGTCGCTGGTTACATTCCGCATGCTTGCCCATGGGGCGGCCATGGTGGTCCATTCACGCGGACACGACCTGCGCTCGGTGCTCATTGTCGGCGCGAATCCGCGCAGCGCGCGCCTGGCCGAGTTCCTGCTTTCCAATCCGCACCACGGTTACCGGGTGGATGGCTTCATCGAGGACGACGCGAGCCGGTTTCATTTCATGCAATCGTTGTCCGTTCTGCATTGCGGCGATTTTGACGACCTGGAAGACGTGATTGACCGGCACGGGATTCAGGAAGTGCACATCGCGCTGCCGGTGCGATCCTATTATGAACTCGTGTATCGCATGGGGAGAATTTGTGAAAAACGAGGCGTTCCGGTGCATTTCCTCGCGGATCTCTTCCCGCTACGCATTGCGCGAAGCCGTCTTCTCTACATCGAAGATGTGCCGCTGCTGTCGCTTTCGGCTATCCCGGAGGCGCGCGGCGAATTGTTTTTGAAACGCGTGCTCGATTTGTTCGTTTCGACCGTTATGCTGATGGGGCTGGCGCCGTTTTTCGTCATCATGGCGATTATCATCAAGGCCGATTCACCGGGGCCTGTTTTTTTCCTGCAAGAGCGCGTCGGGTTGAACGGGCGCCGTTTCAAGATGATCAAGTTCCGTTCGATGGTGCAGGATGCCGAAGCGCGCCGCAAGGCGCTTGAGGCCCTCAACGAGGCCGACGGGCCCGTGTTCAAGATTCGACGCGACCCACGCATTACCCGCGTGGGCGCCTTTATCCGCAAGTACAGCCTTGACGAATTTCCCCAACTCATCAACGTGTGGCTCGGCCAGATGACGCTTGTCGGCCCCCGGCCGCCCATTCCCGCCGAAGTCGAAAAATATACCTGGGATCAACGGCGGAGATTGAGCGTCAAGCCCGGCATGACCGGATTGTGGCAGGTCAGTGGGCGCAGCGACGTGGGCTTCGAGCAATGGGTCGGGCTCGACCTCGCCTACATTGACCATTGGTCCTTGTGGCTCGATTTCAAGATACTCTTGAAGACATTCCACGCGGTGGTGGCGGGCCGCGGCGCCGCATGA
- a CDS encoding putative peptidoglycan glycosyltransferase FtsW, whose amino-acid sequence MRRETTAILLIVLALLSIGLITIYSVAAVKTNGMSLFWRQAACVAVGLGLMLYLATFFDYHRFGEPLFFRGIVGLALLLLVAVLIPGIGVEVNGATRWIRLPIIHQFQPSEIAKFALILLLARKLAENRDRIATLRGGFLPMAAITGAFVLLVLMERDLGIPAVMGSVAFLMIFMGGARWFYVFGSAIAGSAFIVAMIKTSPYRWQRLISFLDPFAHRNDGGFHLIQSLAAFARGSYGGVGPGAGEQKLFYLPAAHTDFIFAVWGEEMGLLGTAPVVAMFVAFLFLGMRIANAAPDLFGSLLAAGITMLISLQAAFNMGVTIGLLPTKGLTLPFVSYGGTAQIVFLAMAGILMNIGLQAGAYYEVRQEFAVAH is encoded by the coding sequence ATGAGACGTGAGACCACGGCGATTTTGCTCATCGTATTGGCGTTGCTGAGCATCGGGCTGATCACCATTTACAGCGTGGCCGCGGTCAAAACCAACGGCATGAGCCTGTTCTGGCGCCAGGCGGCATGCGTCGCGGTTGGCCTTGGCCTCATGCTCTATCTCGCCACCTTCTTCGACTACCACCGGTTCGGCGAACCGCTGTTTTTCCGCGGCATCGTCGGACTTGCCCTGTTGTTGCTTGTCGCGGTGCTCATTCCGGGCATCGGCGTAGAGGTAAACGGCGCCACGCGCTGGATCCGGCTGCCGATCATTCATCAATTCCAGCCGTCCGAGATTGCCAAGTTCGCGCTGATTCTCCTGCTGGCCCGCAAACTGGCCGAAAACCGCGATCGCATTGCGACCCTGCGGGGCGGGTTTCTGCCCATGGCCGCCATTACCGGGGCATTTGTCCTGCTGGTGCTCATGGAACGCGACCTCGGCATCCCCGCCGTGATGGGCAGCGTGGCTTTTCTCATGATTTTCATGGGCGGCGCGCGCTGGTTTTACGTGTTCGGCAGCGCAATCGCGGGCAGCGCGTTTATTGTCGCCATGATCAAAACAAGCCCCTATCGCTGGCAACGGCTAATCTCCTTCCTGGACCCGTTCGCGCACCGCAACGACGGCGGGTTCCACCTCATACAAAGCCTCGCCGCCTTTGCGCGGGGATCCTACGGCGGCGTCGGCCCCGGCGCCGGCGAGCAAAAACTCTTCTACCTGCCCGCGGCGCATACCGACTTCATCTTCGCGGTCTGGGGCGAGGAAATGGGACTGCTGGGCACGGCCCCGGTCGTGGCGATGTTCGTGGCCTTCCTTTTTCTGGGCATGCGGATCGCCAACGCCGCCCCCGACCTGTTCGGTTCGCTCCTCGCCGCCGGCATCACCATGCTGATCAGCCTGCAGGCTGCATTCAATATGGGCGTGACGATCGGATTGCTGCCCACAAAAGGCTTGACGCTGCCCTTCGTCAGTTACGGCGGCACGGCGCAGATCGTTTTCCTCGCCATGGCCGGCATTCTCATGAACATCGGCCTGCAAGCCGGCGCCTATTACGAAGTCAGGCAGGAATTCGCCGTGGCGCATTAG